CGTGGTCGACGTGGCTATAGATGGCATCGGAATTGTCTTAGCTCTATTGCTCTTGCGATTGATTCAATACAAATACAGGAACCAAGCACAAAGGGAAAGGGACTGATTTGCAACGATGAACCCAACGTTGAAGGTCAAATTGCTCTCACCCGAGGCAAAACTTCCCGAATACGCCCATGAGGGCGATGCGGGATTGGATCTTTTTTCCGTCGACGAAACCGTTATCGCTCCAGGAGAAGTTGCAGCGGTAGGAACGGGCATCAGCATTGAACTGCCCCCGAATACAGAGGGACAAGTGAGGCCGCGGAGTGGTTTGGCTTTGAAACATCAGATTACCGTGCTAAATAGCCCGGGGACCATTGACCAGGGGTACCGGGGTGAGATCAAAGTATTGTTGTTCAATTGCGGCAAGGAACCCTTTAGTGTTACTAAGGGAATGAAGATCGCCCAACTGGTGGTAGCCCCAGTCCATCGGGTCAAGGTGGAGACTACGGATTCATTAAGTGATACAGCACGTCAAGATGGGGGATTTGGTTCCACCGGTCTTTAGGCCCATCAGCGGCCCCTTTACACCGAGACGGTCATACTCTTCATCCCACAAAAGAGTCAGATCATTGTCTATGCGTAAGAATAGAGAATACGAGGATGACAGATACGGGCAACCATACTGGATCACTAACAAACTAGGAGCGTATGGCCCTCAAGTATATACAGCTTATACGCTGAGGTCAAAGTCCAAGTCTTCTAAATTGGACGACCAGAACGTAGGTAGATAAATCGTGTTTCTGTATAGGTCAAGATGACTCTCACATCGAGGGTCATCAAGGGGGCACTATGAGATTTTAACTATACTAAATGTACTTGTTTGATAATACTTGGGAAAGATTGTGAATCTTGTATATAACAAGAGACATACCATATTTCGTTCTATGATTTGGAATGTGTAGTGCTGACCTTTTGGAAGTTTCGCAAGGTGGATTGGTTTCAATGGAATGTTAGTCCGCGTTGCTTGTGGCAACGGCTGACGGGAGACTAAGATAGTTACAAAATGAAAGGAGGTTTTTGCTAATGCTAAATGAAAACATCAAGGCGATCAGAAAAGCAAAAGGACTTACCCAGGAAGAGCTTGCCATCAAGCTAAATGTAGTTCGGCAGACAGTCTCTAAATGGGAAAAAGGCTTGTCAGTTCCTGATGCCGAGATGTTGATGTCCCTATCGGAAGTACTTGAAACACCTGTAAGCACTTTGCTTGGAGAGACTATAGACCCTCCCAAGGTGGATGACTTAAAGGTGATATCCGAAAAACTTGAGGTCATAAACACGCAGCTTGCTCAAATTAGGGGGGCTAGGCGTAAAATTCTTCATTGGCTTTGTATTTCACTATGTGCAGCTACATTAATTGCTTTTGTGGTTTTGATAGTGGCCGATAGTCCTTACTTGGCCTGGGACTATAGCGACCCCGAAACCGCAGTTCTTGGAGTGGGATTCCACATTCTTGAGTGGTTATTCGTCCGAATAGCTCCCTTTGCATTGATTGGGGCAGTTGTTGGAGCCTTCTTAACTCGGAAAAAGACATAATGATGGATCTGCTGTTGTGAACACAAAATGCAGTCTAGATACTACTGAGACTATAGTTGAGCCGAAAGTCATCATGGCACCAGTAAATCAGCAGTGGTCTTCACACATCGGGCCGCTGAGGGCGGTGGCCAATCTACAGACAGATTCATTTCTTCATGCCATGACCTAGGAGGAAATCCCGATGGTCGTGGCGAATTGACTAATATGTGTCCAAATGCGAAGAGGCTCCTTCGGAAATATTCCCGTAAGGAATGGTCACGCTAAAGCTTTAATGCTAAGTACCACGTGATAATAGGGAGGCTATTTTAATGGGAAACTCGGATGTATTACGCGTATGGATTATGGGCTTTGCACTGCTACTAGTCATGGGGTTTTTGGCGCTGCCACTGCCCTCTAGCCTACAAATCGGACTTTTCAACCATATCCACTTCGCTTTGCTTTACATCTTAGCCGTCGTAAGTGCCGTTCTGCTGGTGGAACAGGTTGTTCAATGGGTAACGGGTAAACGGTCCGCCACAAGACCTTGGGTATTGCTTTTGGCGGGAGCCATTCTTACCGTGGGAATCACCCATGTATTAACGGCTAGAATGTCCACCATCCATATTGCGGGCAGCTATACCCGGCTACTTGATGAGAACCCTTGGACCGTTCTGAAGCAATATATCACCGAGGCGACGTTCTTTGACAAGCTCCCTGCCATCGCCATCTCGGGACTAATCCATGCCGTTTTGGGAGCCATCGTGCTGGTGTCGGAGCTGCTTCGGGGACTAGTTACCAAGAAGTATGACATGGCGTTTTTCGAGAGCGTTTTGTTTACCAGTTTTGTCGTCGGAGCTACTAGCCTGATCATGTTTGCCCGCAACTTGTCCGTGCGCAGTGCTTGGAGAAGGAACTTTGATCTTGTCGCTCCACAGATCATCCAGCCCGGGGATATCCCCACGGGAGTAACGGCACGAGTGCTCAACGTCATTCAGGCCACAATTAAGGTGCCCCTTGTCATCCTCGGCATAAGCTTTGCCCTCAGTGTTGTGGTCTATGTGATTTACCGGCTTCGTCAAAGCCAATTGCAAAAAGTCTACGAACAGTAAAGGTTATAGGCCCCTGTAAGTCTCGGGGCCTTTTTTTTTTTAGACTTCTTAGATCACAGGTTACCGTCTCTATAAATGTTCCTGTTAATGCTAGCCGGCATAAGCCAATCTGCCCTGGAAAGGCAGAACGTGAACTGGAAAAAGCACTAAAGATTTGCTAAAGTTAATGTCTAGCAAGAAGGCATAGCATCTTACTCTGATAGCTACATTTCCATCCTGTGCCAAGGGTGCGCGTTTTGACACCGAGGAAAAAGAAGGGAATCTTACGCCTCGGGCGTAATAGTGGACTTTAGACTCCGGATAAAGGTGGTATCAAGGGAGGGCCAGCTCGGCTAGCTAGTTATGAAACGCTACTCTGATCTAATTCTAGTCTGTTCGATCATCATCCTTTTGAACCCGTCCCAACCAGCAGGTGCCACTCCCGAAGCCTTGCAAGGTTTTCTAGACCTTTCTACGGTGAATTTTGCCCAAGAACCTTCGCTGCCCTTGGCGGGGGAATGGGAGTTCTATTGGGAACGACTGCTGGACCCCGCTCAGTTCGTCACCATGCCTCAGCCTACAGGTTTCATCTCCTTGCCCCGCGCCTGGAACGGATATCCCCTAGGGGAAGGGAAGCTTCCGGGGGAAGGATATGCCACTTTCCGACTTCAGGTCACGTTACCCGAGCATACTGAACCCCTAGCCCTGTATGTTCCCTACATGGGTACTGCTTATACCATGTGGATCAACGGTAGATTAGTAGCGAAAAACGGGGTAGTGGGTGAGCAACGTGAGGACATGGTGCCGGAGTACGCACCCGTGGTGGTCACACCTTTACCCGTAAATGACACCATGGAGATCGTGGTGCAGGTGTCCAACTTCCACCACCGCCGCGGTGGTATGTGGCAACCCCTCATCCTCGGTGAGGCGTCGACCATTCTCAGACAGAAAGAGCAAAGACAACTTCGTATCATGTTCCTGTTGGGCGGTGTCGTCCTTGCCAGTGTCTTTCACTTGGGACTATACATGTTCACCCGGTTTCAACGCCATACTCTATACTTTGCCATCTTTAGCCTGATCATGGCGGGTCGCACCCTGTTTCTCGACGACATTCTGATCAAATCCCTGTGGCCCGGTTTGTCTTGGGAGTGGCAGTTGAAACTGGAATACTTAGCCATGTATTTAGCCGTGCCGGTCTTTGCCAGTTTCACCCAGTCCATTTCCTGTCGGATCAGTCCACCGCAGGTCACCAAGACCTTCTGGTTGGTAACTGGTTTTTTCACCGTTATTACCCTGGTCACTCCGGCAATAGTCTACACCAAGGTTTTACCTTTCTTCCAAGCGGTCATTTTTGCAGCCATCTTGTACTTTGCCTATACCATCATCTGCGTATTCAAAACAACAGAAGGACGCTTTCCGTACGAGCTTTTGACTACTTTCGTCAGCTCCTGGCTAGTCGCCGCGGCAGTCGTCTCGGATATCCTGTTTCATTACAGTCTTATCAAGACCCTTAATATCTGTTCATTACATCTTACGGTGCTCCTAGTGATGGAATTGGCGCTCTTTGTCCTACACACCAGCCATACCAGCAAGCTTGCGTTGATCGATCCTTTAACGGAGACCTACAACCGCAATATGCTTAACCAGGAACTTGAACGGATTCTGGCCACCTGTGAACGTTCGGGAAAACCTTGCTCCGTGGCCATTTTGGACATCGACGGATTCAAACAATTCAACGATACTTTCGGCCACATTTATGCCGATCGCTTCTTACATAAACTGGCTCAGTTCCTGCGCACCAGTATCCGTCGTTCGGACCTAGTGGTCCGCTTTGGTGGCGACGAGTTTGTTATTCTCCTGCCGGCCACCAGTGTCTACCAGGCGGTGCGTGCCCTTAGGCGCCTGAAACACACCATGGACGAGGACTTTCTCGTTGACACCCCTCTGCTTTCGGTTTCCATCGGGATTTCCACCTTCCCAGAGCCGGCCCGGACCAAGGAAGAATTGTTGGAACAGGCAGACCGTGCCCTCTACAGGGCCAAACAAGAAAAGAACAACATTGTCCACTTCGAAGAGGGACCTGTTACGTAATTCACGGAAGGAAATCTATCTCACGTCACGTAATATATTGTTAGTACCCAGAGTTGTCAGAGAGTCCAGACAGGGAGAGAATAACGATTGCTAACAACTATTAACCCACAGGAAGTACAAGCTTGGGCAAACCAAATTGAAGAGAATATCGCACTGGTCATCGTGGGCAAGACCGACGCCATCGAATTGCTGTTGGTGGCACTTTTGTGCGAGGGCCACATCCTGGTGGAAGACGTGCCAGGGGTCGGCAAGACAATGCTAGCCCGATCTTTAGCGGCCAGTCTCGGCTGCAAGTTCAGCAGAATTCAGTTTACTCCCGACCTCTTGCCTTCGGATATTACTGGAGTATCGGTTTTCAACCAAAAAACCAACGATTTCGAGTTCCGACCCGGGCCCGTGATGTCCCAGATCCTTTTAGCTGACGAGGTCAACCGGGCCACGCCCAGAACCCAGTCCAGTTTACTAGAAGCCATGGAAGAGCGCACGGTCACGGTGGATGGAACCACCTATCCGTTACCTCGCCCTTTCCTCGTCATCGCCACCCAAAACCCAGTGGAATACGAGGGTACCTTTCCACTACCCGAGGCGCAACTGGACCGTTTCTTCCTCCGAATCGAACTTGGTTACCCGACAGAGGAGGAAGAACACGAGATCCTACTGAGGCTTCAAAGGCAACATCCCATTGAACAGCTCACCGCGGTGACCGATCAGGAAACGATTCGCAGAATGCAACAGGTGATCAAAGAAATCTATGTAGAAGAATCGGTTCGTCAATACATTGTCAACCTGGTGAGAGCCACTCGCCAACATCGCGATATTGCACTAGGAGTCAGCCCACGGGGCACTTTGGCCCTATTCAAGGCTAGCCAGGCCCTGGCGGGTATACGGGGGAGGGATTACGTCATACCGGATGATGTGAAGACTTTGGCCATCAACGTCTTGGCCCACCGGATCATCTTGAGGTCGGAAAGTCAGTTGCGGGGCACCACAGATCGGGATGTCATTGCGGATCTCTTAAATACGGTAGCAATTGATTTGGAAAAGTAGACTATTCAATAGATTAGGAGGGCACTGAGCGATGAAACCCATGAACAAATACCTAAAGTCAGTGTTGATCATTGTCGGTGCATTGGTGCTGGCGGTTTTGGTATGGTACGGTTTCTTGGCGGGCTTGGAAAAAATATCGCGGCGTCGTATCGGGATCCTCAATTTCGTGATCTACGCGATCGGTTCAGGTTTGGTGGGTATGATCATCGGATACGGCATGGTCTATGGCAGCCGACTCAAGAAGGGAGCCTTACTCCAGACCCTTGCCGTGATCGCGACTGTGTTAGTTCTCACCGTAAGCAATTATCTCAGCTTGCGTCACTGGGAATCCGGTAAGCTTGTGGCCTCTGTTTCCAGTCTCTTTTTCGACTCACTTCGAGAGAACCCGTATCAGATTCTGTTTTGGCTTGTGGCCATCATGACCGCCTGGTCGTTAACCAGCAAAAAACCCTCCAGTTAGGAAGCGGGTGAAAACCCGTTTCCTAGCTAAAGGAGGCCGTTATGATGGGCCTTCCTTTGGCATTGCCGCCTACGCCCACCCCTTGTTTTCTTCCCAGCTTACTACCAAATACCAAAGCACCCCCCATACCTACCCAGAAGAACAACCTTTGCATTGATGCTGAACCAACCATCGACATCAGTCAGTGGAGACAATTTATTAAGCTAGGCAGGAATCTCTTTTGGGCTGTCGAATAGTATAGCTCGTACTGCAAAGTGAATATTGATTTGCCCGCTGGGGGAGCACCATCAGGGTGCTGAGAGTGGATTCGTTCCTGACCCCTGAACCTGTTAGGGTAATGCCTGCGTAGGAAAGCGGAGCTCAACGGAACTTTGGCGCGTTCTCTTTCCTATGGAGAGCGCGCTTTTTAATTTGTAGCGGTGTACTATACAAAGAGCATCGGCTAATCAAAGCATGGAGGGGCAAATTGGTCTTTGCAGTCCACTCTTTTGCGGGAGGTGTTTTGGACAGACTAGGTAACACACAATGATTCGGCTCTAAACCAAGCTTTCACATCACAGGGAGGAAAGAAGATGCAAAGACTAAACAGCTCTGACCGAACACTGGTCATCGTGGAAGTGGCCGTAATGGTCGCCCTTGCTACCGTACTGGGTTTTCTGCGGATTTATCGGATGCCCTATGGAGGCTCCATCTCCTTGGAAATGGTACCCATTTTCATCCTGGCTCTGCGCCGGGGTGGCGTGGTCGGGGTTGTGGCCGGAGGAGTCTTTGGCCTACTCCAGCTGCTGATCGACCCATTCTTCGTGCACCCGATACAGGTAATTGTGGACTATCCTTTGGCCTTCGCCGCCATCGGCCTGGCAGGATTCTTCCAGAAGCAGCCTTGGCTGGGCTTGGCTGTGGGCACCGCCGGTCGATATTTGGCCCACGTAGTCTCAGGAATAGTATTCTTCGGCAGCCAGGCCCCTGAGGGGACACCGGCCCTGGTCTATTCCTTGTCATACAACGCCATGTATATCCTTCCCAGCCTAGTGGTCTCGGGAGTGGTGGTCGGCCTGCTAAACCGAGTGGTAAAATCCGGACTTAAAGCGTAAAGAACCCGGTGAGGACGATCCCATACTGTCCCATGGCTTGAACTTCCAACACTACAAGTGGTATAATGCGCTTGGGATCCACTATATATAGGGGGCAGTATTGTGAAAACCAACTTAAACAGGATAGTCCTCACCGGTATTCTTTTGGCACTAACCGTAGTCTTCCAGTACACATCGCGCTTCTTTTCGCAATACGTTACAGGATCAGCGGTCAACGCCATGTTGTTCCTGACCACAGCCATTGTGGGCACCTGGTCGGGGGTGATAGTCGGGTGCTTTACCCCCATCGTTGCGCTTACCTTGGGCATCATGGGAAGACCCGAAATGGTCCCCTTCATCGCCATTGGCAATGGTCTCCTTTGTTTAGTCTATGGGTTCCTGCGCAAAGTAAATGAACTTGCCGCTTATCTGGTATCAGTTGTGGTCAAATTTGTCTGGTTAGCCTTTTCTGTCCGCTACCTAGTCAGTCTATTCGGGTTCAAGGCACCAGCACCCTTGATCCAGATGATGACCTTCCCGCAGCTGATCACCGGTCTGCTGGGAGCCGTGGTGGCCTTTTCAGCCCTGACCGTTTTGCAGAAGCACCTAAACTTGAAACGACTGGGATAATTGGAAATACGGAAGGAGGGACCCTATGCGGCGGAGACTGTTCCTACTGGCGGTGGTGACCTGTTGTTTGGGTTTTGGAAGTGTCTGCACTGCCAATTTGGAGATCCAAAGCAGTGGTCCCATTTTTGTTTTGGAAGCGGAAGTCCCGTATCCCGATCTTAGCCTTGTGGTGGTCGGAGATCTTACCGGCGACGGCCGCCCTGAGATCATCTTGGCCGCTGACAGTGAAGTCGTGGTTCTGGACCAACTTCTGCAGCCCATCACATCCTACATGTTTTCAGCCCCCATCACCGCTTTAGATGTAGGGGAGATCGATGGGTACCCGGCCCTTATCGTTGGTAGCAGCGGGCCTGGTACAGTTCATTACCTGAGGCTCCAGGGAGATAGATTATACCAGGTTTCTCGCACCGGCTACCTGTGGTCCCGGATATCCTTTGTCGCAGTAGCCAATATCACCGGCCTTTACGGTGATGACTTGGTAACCATCACCGAAAACGGGCAACTGATACTTTTTACCTGGGACGGCAAGAGCTTTCGCTCTGTGGTGGAGGACACCTTGCCCTTTACACCGAAGCAGGTGACGGTGGGGAATCTTGGCAACACCCCCGAAGAAGAACTGATCATCGCCCGGGATAATTGGTTACAGGTCCTCACCTTTACCGATGGTGCCTTTGTCCCGGTTTGGGATAATTATGCTTGGGGAAACATCACCCACATTAGCGTTCTGCCGGGGAAACAGCCCTCCCAATTGGTAGTTGGCACCACTGAACAGATTATCCAGACCTATCTGTACCAAGGGGGCAGGTTTCAGCTTCAGAGTCACTTCTTCGGCGAAAACTTGAGTCTGCGAGGGTTTTCCCCTTGTGAACTGGGGCTAGGACAATTCACCGTGGTGGGCTATGCCGATGATCGCAACCCGGTTTTGCTAAGGGCTTCGGGAAATCAAATGATAGACCTTTGGACCAATCGCAACACCGGCTTCACTATCCGCGGTGTCTATAGCATCGGGGAGGACACCCTGGTGATCAGCACCGATGACACGGTTCAAATCTGGCGCAAACGACCGGTAAACTTCCACACTATCTTTCTGAACGGGGTTTCCTATCAGACCCAGTATCCGGGGCTAGTAGCCTATGACACCATCTATTTGTCCCTGACGGATATCGGCCACTTGGTAGGGATCGATTTCAGCTTTGTTGAACCAGAACCAGTGGTGAAAGTCCCCTACTGGCACCAGTTTCTCACCCTGTACGAAGGTGTCTGGCAGGTATTCGTGGGGCCGAAGACAATCCCCCTGGACGGTCCGGTGCTTCACTACGATGGCCAAGTCTACTTACCCGCATCAAGCCTGGAGCAGATCTTTGGTCTTTCGGTAAACTGGGATCATAGCCGCAGGATCCTGAGGATCGAAAGGGACACGCTCCGGTTGGACGCGGATTCATCCGAAGGGTAATTCGTTAGTGCACATGTGGAGGTAGTTTAGACGTTGAATGCTTTCCTGAATTATGACCTGGACGGGATCGGCACCTTGGAAGACCTGCAAAAGGTGGTGATGGCCTGTAACCGATGTGTTCTGCGCCAAGGATGTAGGGGGGTGGTCTTTGGGGAGGGAAATCCCCACAGTAAGCTGATGTTTATAGGCGAAGCCCCCGGTGCAACGGAAGACCAGTTGGGACGTCCCTTTGTAGGCCGGGCCGGTCAGCTTTTGACGAGAATCATCAAGGCCATGGGCTACGAGAGGGAAGAGGTGTACATAACTAACATTAATAAATGTAGACCTCCGCAGAATCGGACGCCCTATCCCGATGAAGTGGCGGCCTGTTACCCCTATTTGCAGGCACAACTTCGCATAATCGCGCCGCAGGTCATCGTGTGCCTGGGCGCCCACGCCTCCAAGGCCTTAATCGATCCGGACTTTCGCATTAGCAAGCAGCGGGGACAATGGTATGAACTGGAAGGGATCAAGCTGATGCCCACTTATCATCCGGCGGCCCTGTTACGGAACCCACAACTAAAAAGACCGGTCTGGGATGATATGAAACAAGTGATGGCTCTACTAGAATCACTGTAAGGCCCACAGCACCAGGGGACAAGCCGGCGGTAACCCGATTCGGGCACCGTTATAGATCGCCGTAGGCCTTTATGGTATAATACTGGCTATGAGTAAAGTCATGTATGCAGTCTATCACCAAGAAGGGGCCCATTTACCGATATACTGCGCATCCGTCGGGCTATGGCTGTCTACTTTAACAGGTGTTTCGCCGTAATCACCGAGTATAGGAGGAGATTTTTTCTTGAAGGCTTTCAGTACAGAGAAGATTAGAAACGTAGCTTTTATCGGCCACGGGGGAACAGGGAAGACCTCGTTGGGAGATGCTTTGTTGTATATCACCGGCCAAGTGAACCGTCTTGGCAAGGTTGATGATGGTAACTCAATCCTGGACTATGATCCCCAGGAAATTCGCCGAAACGTCAGTATCAATACTGCACTGGCCTTCTGTGAGTGGTCCGGCAACAAGATCAACATGCTCGACACTCCAGGATACTTCGACTTCGTTGGCGAAGTCCACGGAGCCCTGCAAGTAGCCGACGGAGCTGTGATTGTGGTCTGCGCCGCCTCCGGCGTGGAAGTGGGAACCGAAAAGGCCTGGAACATGGCCGAAACCTATAACACCCCACGGATGATTCTCATCAACAAGATGGATCGAGAGAACGCCGATTTCGGTAAAGTCCTCGAGGAACTGCGCAGCCGGTTTGGAAACAAGGTGACACCGATCACCTTGCCGATCGGTGCCGCGGACACCTTCACCGGGGTAGTGGACATTGTTAACGAAAAGGCCTACAAATATACCAACGGCAAAGCTGAGGAGATCCCAGTCCCTGCTGAATTAGCAGATGAGCTAAGCAGTTACCGGGAAGAACTGATGGAAGCCGTAGCAGTGGCCGATGAAGAAGTGATGATGAAGTACTTGGAAGGGGAACCCCTCACCGAGGAAGAGTTTGGTAAGTGTCTGGGCATTGGTACAGCTAACGGCGATGTGGTTCCGGTAATCTGTGTCTCCGCCAGCAAGCTCATTGGTTTGGACCTTTTCCTAAACTATTGTGTACATTGTCTGCCTTCACCCGTGGATTGCAACATACCTGAGGCCCGTAAGCCCAACAGCGAGGATTTGGTGGAAATCGTGGCGGATCCCAGCCAGCCCTTCGCAGCCCAGGTATTCAAGACCATGGCCGACCCCTATGTGGGTAGGTTAAGTCTTTTCCGGGTGTACGCAGGACAAGTTAAGTCCGACTCCAACGTCTTCAACAGCACCAAGGGTAAAGACGAGCGGCTGTCCCAGCTATACTTGATCCGAGGCAAGGAGCAAATCCCCGTCGACGTGGTCACCACCGGTGACATCGCGGCAGTGGCAAAGCTTCAGGTCACCACCACTAGCGACACCCTCTGTACCAAGGACAAACCAGTGGTCTTCAAAGCCATCAATTTCCCGCAGGCTTCCTATGCGGTAGCCGTAACACCGAAGAGTCGGGCCGATGAAGAGAAGATCAGTTCCGGTCTGTCCCGTCTGGCCGAAGAAGATCCCACCTTCCGGGTAGAAAGAACCGTAGAGACCAAGGAAAACCTCATCTGGGGAATGGGGGATCTACACCTGGAGATCATTGCCAGCCGTTTGAAAGAGAAGTTCGGGGTGGA
The genomic region above belongs to Bacillota bacterium and contains:
- a CDS encoding ECF transporter S component, with the translated sequence MVLTGILLALTVVFQYTSRFFSQYVTGSAVNAMLFLTTAIVGTWSGVIVGCFTPIVALTLGIMGRPEMVPFIAIGNGLLCLVYGFLRKVNELAAYLVSVVVKFVWLAFSVRYLVSLFGFKAPAPLIQMMTFPQLITGLLGAVVAFSALTVLQKHLNLKRLG
- a CDS encoding diguanylate cyclase, whose protein sequence is MKRYSDLILVCSIIILLNPSQPAGATPEALQGFLDLSTVNFAQEPSLPLAGEWEFYWERLLDPAQFVTMPQPTGFISLPRAWNGYPLGEGKLPGEGYATFRLQVTLPEHTEPLALYVPYMGTAYTMWINGRLVAKNGVVGEQREDMVPEYAPVVVTPLPVNDTMEIVVQVSNFHHRRGGMWQPLILGEASTILRQKEQRQLRIMFLLGGVVLASVFHLGLYMFTRFQRHTLYFAIFSLIMAGRTLFLDDILIKSLWPGLSWEWQLKLEYLAMYLAVPVFASFTQSISCRISPPQVTKTFWLVTGFFTVITLVTPAIVYTKVLPFFQAVIFAAILYFAYTIICVFKTTEGRFPYELLTTFVSSWLVAAAVVSDILFHYSLIKTLNICSLHLTVLLVMELALFVLHTSHTSKLALIDPLTETYNRNMLNQELERILATCERSGKPCSVAILDIDGFKQFNDTFGHIYADRFLHKLAQFLRTSIRRSDLVVRFGGDEFVILLPATSVYQAVRALRRLKHTMDEDFLVDTPLLSVSIGISTFPEPARTKEELLEQADRALYRAKQEKNNIVHFEEGPVT
- a CDS encoding MoxR family ATPase — translated: MNPQEVQAWANQIEENIALVIVGKTDAIELLLVALLCEGHILVEDVPGVGKTMLARSLAASLGCKFSRIQFTPDLLPSDITGVSVFNQKTNDFEFRPGPVMSQILLADEVNRATPRTQSSLLEAMEERTVTVDGTTYPLPRPFLVIATQNPVEYEGTFPLPEAQLDRFFLRIELGYPTEEEEHEILLRLQRQHPIEQLTAVTDQETIRRMQQVIKEIYVEESVRQYIVNLVRATRQHRDIALGVSPRGTLALFKASQALAGIRGRDYVIPDDVKTLAINVLAHRIILRSESQLRGTTDRDVIADLLNTVAIDLEK
- the fusA gene encoding elongation factor G encodes the protein MKAFSTEKIRNVAFIGHGGTGKTSLGDALLYITGQVNRLGKVDDGNSILDYDPQEIRRNVSINTALAFCEWSGNKINMLDTPGYFDFVGEVHGALQVADGAVIVVCAASGVEVGTEKAWNMAETYNTPRMILINKMDRENADFGKVLEELRSRFGNKVTPITLPIGAADTFTGVVDIVNEKAYKYTNGKAEEIPVPAELADELSSYREELMEAVAVADEEVMMKYLEGEPLTEEEFGKCLGIGTANGDVVPVICVSASKLIGLDLFLNYCVHCLPSPVDCNIPEARKPNSEDLVEIVADPSQPFAAQVFKTMADPYVGRLSLFRVYAGQVKSDSNVFNSTKGKDERLSQLYLIRGKEQIPVDVVTTGDIAAVAKLQVTTTSDTLCTKDKPVVFKAINFPQASYAVAVTPKSRADEEKISSGLSRLAEEDPTFRVERTVETKENLIWGMGDLHLEIIASRLKEKFGVEVDLVDPKVPYRETIVGKSQAEGKHKKQSGGRGQYGHVIIEIEPTADGKEFEFVNKIFGGAVPKQYVPAVEKGIVETMEEGVLAGYPVVGIQATLLDGSYHSVDSSEMAFKIAASMAFKKAFMEANPVLLEPVLLAEITVPEEYMGDIMGDMNKRRGRILGMEPIGNGLQLIKAHVPMSEMFKYTVELRSMTQGRGDFRTEFYAYEQVPHDIAEKVIAEAKKADDE
- the dut gene encoding dUTP diphosphatase, with product MNPTLKVKLLSPEAKLPEYAHEGDAGLDLFSVDETVIAPGEVAAVGTGISIELPPNTEGQVRPRSGLALKHQITVLNSPGTIDQGYRGEIKVLLFNCGKEPFSVTKGMKIAQLVVAPVHRVKVETTDSLSDTARQDGGFGSTGL
- a CDS encoding helix-turn-helix transcriptional regulator; protein product: MLNENIKAIRKAKGLTQEELAIKLNVVRQTVSKWEKGLSVPDAEMLMSLSEVLETPVSTLLGETIDPPKVDDLKVISEKLEVINTQLAQIRGARRKILHWLCISLCAATLIAFVVLIVADSPYLAWDYSDPETAVLGVGFHILEWLFVRIAPFALIGAVVGAFLTRKKT
- a CDS encoding copper amine oxidase N-terminal domain-containing protein, whose translation is MRRRLFLLAVVTCCLGFGSVCTANLEIQSSGPIFVLEAEVPYPDLSLVVVGDLTGDGRPEIILAADSEVVVLDQLLQPITSYMFSAPITALDVGEIDGYPALIVGSSGPGTVHYLRLQGDRLYQVSRTGYLWSRISFVAVANITGLYGDDLVTITENGQLILFTWDGKSFRSVVEDTLPFTPKQVTVGNLGNTPEEELIIARDNWLQVLTFTDGAFVPVWDNYAWGNITHISVLPGKQPSQLVVGTTEQIIQTYLYQGGRFQLQSHFFGENLSLRGFSPCELGLGQFTVVGYADDRNPVLLRASGNQMIDLWTNRNTGFTIRGVYSIGEDTLVISTDDTVQIWRKRPVNFHTIFLNGVSYQTQYPGLVAYDTIYLSLTDIGHLVGIDFSFVEPEPVVKVPYWHQFLTLYEGVWQVFVGPKTIPLDGPVLHYDGQVYLPASSLEQIFGLSVNWDHSRRILRIERDTLRLDADSSEG
- the thiT gene encoding energy-coupled thiamine transporter ThiT; the encoded protein is MQRLNSSDRTLVIVEVAVMVALATVLGFLRIYRMPYGGSISLEMVPIFILALRRGGVVGVVAGGVFGLLQLLIDPFFVHPIQVIVDYPLAFAAIGLAGFFQKQPWLGLAVGTAGRYLAHVVSGIVFFGSQAPEGTPALVYSLSYNAMYILPSLVVSGVVVGLLNRVVKSGLKA
- a CDS encoding uracil-DNA glycosylase, which gives rise to MACNRCVLRQGCRGVVFGEGNPHSKLMFIGEAPGATEDQLGRPFVGRAGQLLTRIIKAMGYEREEVYITNINKCRPPQNRTPYPDEVAACYPYLQAQLRIIAPQVIVCLGAHASKALIDPDFRISKQRGQWYELEGIKLMPTYHPAALLRNPQLKRPVWDDMKQVMALLESL